One Cololabis saira isolate AMF1-May2022 chromosome 12, fColSai1.1, whole genome shotgun sequence DNA window includes the following coding sequences:
- the LOC133456522 gene encoding transcription factor HES-2-like, which produces MSPNMTCDTLSFSPKLTLAKRKEALELRKTMKPLMEKRRRARINESLNHLKNLILPLTGRDKTHYSKLEKADILEMTVRFLSDIPTMNTKDAADSYRDGYKACLQRVSAALPKTSLEQDACQRVDDFIQKSMSATVAPTCLNCCVQNSRALPQIQQKLLSLKSSFMLKPQSQPRSAAAASRAPAGLQVGAAMWRPW; this is translated from the exons ATGTCTCCAAACATGACCTGTGATACTCTGTCCTTCTCTCCAAAGCTTACCCTTGCTAAAAGGAAAGAGGCACTGGAGCTCAGGAAG ACAATGAAACCGCTTATGGAAAAAAGACGACGCGCTCGTATCAACGAGAGCCTGAACCACCTGAAAAATCTCATCCTCCCTCTCACAGGCAGAGAT AAAACCCACTATTCCAAACTGGAAAAGGCCGACATCCTGGAAATGACTGTGAGGTTCCTCAGTGACATTCCCACTATGAACACAAAAG ACGCTGCAGACAGTTACAGAGATGGTTACAAAGCCTGTCTCCAGCGCGTCTCGGCTGCGCTCCCCAAAACCAGCCTGGAGCAAGACGCGTGCCAGCGGGTCGACGACTTTATCCAGAAGTCGATGTCTGCGACTGTCGCCCCGACTTGCCTGAACTGCTGCGTCCAGAACTCCAGAGCTTTGCCTCAGATCCAGCAGAAACTCCTGAGCCTGAAATCCAGCTTCATGTTGAAACCGCAGAGCCAGCCCCGCAGCGCAGCGGCGGCCAGCAGGGCGCCGGCGGGCCTGCAGGTCGGCGCTGCCATGTGGAGACCCTGGTAG
- the hes2.1 gene encoding transcription factor HES-2.1 — protein sequence MSPSITAEANQPLPARSTVAQRKQANELRKTLKPLLEKRRRARINDSLSHLKGLILPLVGKDNARYSKLEKADILEMTVRFLRDLPSSPVKDSADSYRDGYKACLQRVSALLPKTNLDQDACQRVHDFVQQSMSASITPTCLNCCAQSSRALPQIQQRLQSLKSSFSARLESQSLRSAAAAPSRAQSAPQPLPAAMWRPW from the exons ATGAGTCCCAGTATCACTGCCGAGGCCAACCAGCCTCTCCCTGCGCGCTCCACAGTGGCCCAGAGAAAACAAGCCAACGAACTTAGAAAG actCTCAAACCCTTGTTGGAGAAGAGAAGACGGGCTCGCATCAACGACAGTCTCTCTCATTTAAAGGGCCTGATTCTGCCCCTTGTTGGGAAAGACAACGCACGATACTCGAAGCTGGAGAAAGCTGATATTCTGGAAATGACCGTTCGCTTCCTCAGAGACCTTCCATCCTCCCCAGTCAAAG ACTCTGCAGACAGTTACAGAGATGGTTACAAAGCCTGTCTCCAGCGCGTCTCCGCTCTGCTCCCGAAAaccaacctggaccaggacGCGTGCCAGCGGGTGCACGACTTCGTGCAGCAGTCCATGTCTGCCAGCATCACCCCGACGTGCCTGAACTGCTGCGCCCAGAGCTCGAGGGCTCTGCCTCAGATCCAGCAGAGACTGCAGAGCCTGAAGTCCAGCTTCAGCGCTCGGCTGGAGAGCCAGTCGCTCCGCAGCGCAGCGGCCGCTCCCAGCAGAGCGCAGTCCGCTCCGCAGCCGCTCCCCGCGGCCATGTGGAGACCTTGGTAG